One window of Candidatus Nitrospira kreftii genomic DNA carries:
- a CDS encoding glutamate synthase, large subunit: MNIPGFPSQQGLYDPRHEKDSCGVGFVVNIKGKKSHDIVRQGLQVLENLTHRGAQGSDPCTGDGAGILLQVPHTFLKRVAGDVGVSLPEVGEYGVGQLFLPPNAESRRLCEKLFADTISEETLRLLGWRDVPVKSDSIGAQARKTEPFMRQIFIARDALNEAQFERKLYVIRKRVEKAVIESAIQGREHFYVSSLSAHTIVYKGLLLPHQMAAYYQDLTDERMMSALALVHSRFSTNTFPTWPLAHPYRYVCHNGEINTLKGNVNWMKARQGRLHSDLFGTDMEKLFPIVTEDQSDSACLDNTLEFLLLGGRSLPHAMMMLIPEPWVANSQMDLDRRGFYQYHAAMMEPWDGPAAVCFTDGKMIGATLDRNGLRPCRYQVMTDETVVLASEAGVLPVPAKEIRMKGRLMPGRMFLVDTVQGRIIDDEEIKAGITKRKPYRSWVTQYGVSLDELPEPLNVPQPDHPTIRQRQQAFGYTVEELKMVVTPMIVNGEEPTSSMGTDTPLAVLSDRPQLLFKYFKQLFAQVTNPPIDPIREQLVMSLVTNIGPKPNLMDESPESCRRIKVQQPILTNADLQKIRGISDPHFKSKTLRMLFRVAEGADGLGAAVDGLCQEASLAIKEGYKFLILSDRGVGEDWAPIPSLLGISAVHHHLVRECTRTEVGLILETGEPRDVHQFACLIGYGAGTINPYLVFETLVDMERDEYLPEGLDAQTAESKFIKSINKGLLKIFSKMGISTVQSYCGAQIFEAIGLNHELIDRYFTGTASRVEGVGIREIGEETLRRHRMAYEPAAIRQLDFGGEVHYRIQGEHHNWNPDTIYKLQHASRTNDAKTYAEFAQLVNDESQRRSNLRGLLDFKFGSQPVPIEEVESAKEIVKRFNTGAMSFGSISKEAHETLAIAMNRLGGKSNTGEGGEDPERFKLMPNGDSKNSYIKQVASARFGVTAHYLVNARELQIKMAQGAKPGEGGQLPGHKVDENIARFRYATPGVQLISPPPHHDIYSIEDLAQLIFDLKNSNPEAGISVKLVAEVGVGTVAAGVAKAHADKVLISGDSGGTGASPLSSIKYAGIPWELGLAETHQTLVLNDLRGRIRVETDGQMKTGRDVVIATLLGAEEYGFATAPLIVEGCIMMRKCHLNTCPVGIATQDPELRKKFNGKPEHIVNYLFFVAEEVRQLMAKLGFKTISEMVGRVDMLKITKAVDHWKAKGLDLSPLLVMPDVEPNVPRYCVQKQDHGLAHILDNELVERCRPAIEKGEKVTIELPIRNVNRTTGTVLSSKIAKKYGLEGLSEDTISIKFNGSAGQSFGAFLARGITLTLEGESNDYIGKGLSGGKIIVYPPKDALYDPAETILIGNTSLYGATQGEAYFYGRAGERFAVRNSGAQTVVEGTGDHGCEYMTGGVVVVLGRTGRNFAAGMSGGVAFVLDDLGKFESRCNTGMVELETVVTKDDKQLLHDLITKHFMYTGSRKAKQVLDTFEATVPKFVKVMPVDYKRVLEERKRKASAVH, translated from the coding sequence ATGAATATTCCCGGTTTCCCCAGTCAGCAAGGTCTCTATGATCCACGACACGAGAAAGATTCGTGCGGGGTCGGTTTTGTCGTCAATATTAAAGGAAAGAAGTCCCATGATATTGTCCGTCAAGGACTTCAAGTATTGGAGAACCTGACTCATCGCGGGGCGCAGGGCTCCGATCCCTGTACGGGAGATGGAGCCGGGATTCTTTTACAGGTGCCGCACACTTTTTTGAAGCGGGTGGCGGGGGATGTCGGTGTGTCATTGCCGGAGGTTGGCGAGTATGGAGTCGGGCAGTTGTTCCTGCCGCCGAATGCGGAGTCGCGACGCCTGTGCGAAAAGTTGTTTGCCGACACTATCAGCGAGGAGACGCTACGGCTGTTGGGGTGGCGCGATGTGCCGGTCAAGAGCGACAGCATCGGCGCGCAAGCGCGAAAGACCGAGCCGTTCATGCGGCAAATTTTCATCGCGCGGGACGCGCTCAACGAGGCTCAGTTTGAACGAAAACTGTATGTGATCCGAAAGCGGGTAGAAAAAGCCGTTATCGAGTCGGCGATTCAGGGACGCGAACATTTTTATGTATCCAGTTTATCGGCCCACACGATCGTCTATAAAGGCCTGCTCTTACCGCATCAAATGGCGGCCTACTACCAGGATCTTACCGATGAACGAATGATGAGCGCGCTGGCGCTGGTGCATTCCCGCTTCAGCACGAATACCTTTCCGACCTGGCCGTTGGCCCATCCCTATCGGTATGTCTGTCACAACGGAGAGATCAATACCCTGAAGGGGAACGTCAACTGGATGAAGGCTCGTCAGGGCCGCCTGCATTCCGATCTGTTCGGCACGGATATGGAGAAATTGTTCCCGATCGTGACCGAGGATCAAAGCGACTCGGCCTGCTTGGACAATACCCTCGAGTTTCTTCTTCTTGGTGGCCGGTCACTGCCGCACGCCATGATGATGTTGATTCCTGAACCCTGGGTGGCGAATTCGCAGATGGATTTGGATCGTCGAGGCTTTTACCAGTATCACGCGGCGATGATGGAGCCGTGGGATGGCCCAGCCGCCGTCTGTTTTACCGACGGCAAGATGATTGGGGCGACCTTGGATCGTAACGGACTCCGTCCTTGCCGCTATCAGGTGATGACAGATGAGACGGTCGTGCTGGCGTCTGAAGCTGGGGTGCTACCGGTTCCAGCCAAGGAGATCAGGATGAAGGGCCGGCTCATGCCGGGACGGATGTTTCTGGTGGACACTGTCCAAGGCCGGATCATTGACGATGAAGAGATCAAGGCTGGTATTACCAAGCGGAAACCGTATCGCAGCTGGGTGACGCAATACGGAGTCTCGCTCGATGAACTGCCGGAACCCTTGAACGTGCCGCAACCGGATCATCCGACCATCAGGCAGCGCCAACAGGCTTTCGGCTACACGGTGGAAGAGCTCAAGATGGTGGTCACGCCGATGATCGTCAATGGTGAGGAGCCCACTTCCTCGATGGGTACGGATACACCGTTGGCGGTGTTGTCCGATCGACCCCAACTTTTGTTTAAGTACTTTAAACAGTTGTTTGCCCAGGTCACGAATCCGCCGATCGATCCGATTCGTGAGCAGCTCGTGATGTCGCTTGTTACGAACATTGGGCCGAAACCCAATCTGATGGACGAGTCGCCGGAATCGTGCCGCCGAATCAAGGTACAACAACCGATTTTGACCAACGCGGATCTTCAAAAAATTCGTGGGATTTCCGATCCGCACTTCAAGAGCAAGACCTTGCGTATGCTGTTCCGTGTGGCTGAAGGCGCCGACGGCCTCGGGGCTGCAGTCGATGGGCTGTGCCAAGAGGCGTCGCTTGCGATTAAGGAAGGGTACAAGTTTTTAATTCTCAGTGATCGCGGAGTAGGGGAGGATTGGGCGCCGATTCCGAGCCTTCTCGGCATCTCGGCCGTGCATCATCATCTGGTGCGGGAATGCACGAGGACGGAAGTTGGATTGATCCTCGAAACAGGGGAACCGCGTGATGTCCACCAGTTTGCCTGCTTGATCGGCTACGGTGCCGGGACGATCAATCCCTACCTTGTCTTCGAAACGCTTGTCGATATGGAGCGGGATGAGTATCTTCCTGAAGGACTCGACGCGCAGACAGCAGAAAGCAAGTTTATTAAGTCCATCAACAAGGGCCTGCTTAAGATCTTTTCAAAGATGGGTATCTCGACCGTGCAATCCTATTGTGGGGCGCAAATTTTCGAAGCCATCGGATTGAATCATGAGCTCATCGATCGATATTTTACCGGGACGGCGTCGCGGGTCGAAGGGGTTGGAATTCGCGAGATCGGCGAGGAAACCTTGCGCCGGCATCGCATGGCCTACGAACCGGCTGCGATTCGCCAACTGGACTTCGGTGGTGAGGTTCATTACCGTATTCAGGGTGAACATCACAATTGGAACCCGGACACGATCTATAAGCTGCAACATGCCAGCCGTACGAACGACGCGAAGACCTACGCGGAATTTGCCCAACTCGTCAACGATGAGAGTCAACGACGATCGAACCTGCGCGGCTTGCTCGATTTCAAGTTCGGGTCTCAGCCGGTTCCGATCGAGGAGGTGGAGTCGGCTAAAGAAATCGTCAAGCGTTTCAATACGGGCGCGATGTCGTTCGGATCAATCAGCAAAGAAGCGCATGAGACGCTTGCGATCGCCATGAATCGACTCGGCGGCAAGAGCAACACCGGTGAGGGCGGGGAAGATCCTGAGCGCTTCAAGCTGATGCCGAATGGCGACTCGAAGAACAGCTATATCAAGCAAGTCGCGTCGGCCCGATTTGGTGTGACCGCGCACTATCTCGTCAATGCCCGCGAATTGCAGATCAAGATGGCGCAGGGCGCGAAACCGGGCGAGGGAGGGCAGTTGCCGGGGCATAAAGTCGACGAGAACATTGCGAGATTCCGTTACGCGACACCGGGCGTACAGCTGATTTCGCCTCCGCCGCATCATGACATCTATTCTATCGAAGACCTGGCCCAGTTGATCTTCGATCTGAAGAACTCGAATCCGGAAGCCGGTATCTCGGTTAAGCTTGTGGCGGAAGTCGGTGTCGGGACGGTCGCGGCCGGTGTTGCTAAAGCACATGCGGACAAGGTGCTGATCAGTGGGGACTCAGGCGGCACCGGAGCATCTCCCTTGTCATCCATCAAGTACGCCGGTATCCCCTGGGAGTTGGGGTTGGCGGAAACGCACCAAACCTTGGTGCTGAATGATCTGCGCGGGCGTATTCGTGTTGAAACGGATGGGCAGATGAAGACGGGCCGTGACGTGGTGATCGCCACATTGCTTGGCGCAGAGGAGTACGGATTTGCGACGGCGCCACTCATCGTCGAGGGTTGCATCATGATGCGGAAGTGCCATCTCAATACCTGTCCGGTCGGTATCGCGACGCAAGATCCCGAGCTCCGAAAGAAATTCAACGGCAAGCCGGAACACATCGTCAACTACCTGTTCTTCGTCGCCGAAGAAGTCCGGCAACTCATGGCGAAGCTCGGGTTCAAGACGATCAGCGAAATGGTCGGTCGCGTCGATATGCTCAAAATCACCAAGGCGGTGGATCACTGGAAGGCCAAGGGGTTGGATCTTTCGCCGCTTCTGGTCATGCCCGACGTCGAGCCGAACGTGCCACGGTATTGCGTGCAGAAGCAGGACCATGGTCTTGCCCACATCTTGGATAATGAACTGGTGGAACGATGTCGCCCGGCGATAGAGAAGGGCGAAAAGGTGACCATCGAGTTACCGATCCGCAACGTGAATCGGACGACGGGCACGGTCTTGTCGAGCAAGATTGCCAAAAAGTACGGTCTCGAAGGGCTTTCGGAAGATACGATCTCGATCAAGTTCAACGGATCGGCTGGGCAATCCTTTGGCGCGTTCCTCGCACGAGGCATCACGCTGACGTTGGAAGGGGAATCAAACGACTATATCGGCAAGGGGCTCTCCGGTGGCAAGATCATTGTGTATCCTCCGAAGGATGCGCTCTATGATCCGGCGGAAACCATTTTGATCGGCAATACGTCGCTCTACGGCGCGACGCAGGGCGAAGCGTATTTCTATGGCCGCGCGGGTGAGCGTTTTGCGGTTCGGAACAGTGGGGCACAGACCGTAGTAGAAGGGACGGGTGACCACGGGTGTGAATACATGACAGGTGGCGTGGTCGTGGTACTCGGTAGAACAGGTCGTAACTTCGCGGCAGGCATGTCCGGCGGCGTGGCATTCGTGCTCGACGATCTGGGCAAGTTCGAAAGCCGCTGCAATACCGGCATGGTGGAATTGGAAACGGTCGTCACCAAGGACGATAAGCAGCTTCTCCATGATCTGATCACGAAGCACTTCATGTATACCGGCAGTCGGAAGGCAAAGCAGGTTCTCGACACCTTTGAGGCTACCGTGCCAAAATTTGTGAAGGTGATGCCGGTCGATTACAAGCGAGTTTTGGAAGAACGGAAACGCAAAGCGAGTGCGGTGCACTAA
- a CDS encoding Octaprenyl diphosphate synthase, which translates to MTQGPVIATPQSMSDVWDAYRGELDGLEDRVRKNLDSSVTLVNTVAAHILSGGGKRVRPLLLLLSARLCGYPGTEHYQLGSIVEYIHTATLLHDDVVDEADLRRGRRTARKVWGNQISILVGDFLYTKAMCNVVEFQSQGINEVIAGACKKMAEGEVLQLHYNGNPAMPEIDYIKIVEHKTAGLIAAACQMGAILAEATETQQQALFRFGQYLGIAFQVADDSLDYIANGESLGKTIGQDLRQGKATLPLLHLLQHCSEQDRQMIKDRMETRTLSTEDLERILFLMSEFGSITYAMDRARAYVAAAKHELDRFDDSTPRRALTVAADYMITRDR; encoded by the coding sequence ATGACGCAAGGTCCAGTCATCGCAACCCCGCAGAGCATGTCCGACGTGTGGGATGCCTATCGTGGTGAGCTGGACGGGCTGGAAGACCGAGTCCGAAAGAACCTTGACTCCAGTGTCACCCTGGTCAATACCGTTGCCGCCCATATTCTAAGCGGTGGCGGCAAGCGTGTCAGGCCGTTGCTGTTGCTCCTGTCTGCCCGCCTCTGCGGATATCCTGGCACCGAACACTATCAACTTGGCAGCATCGTGGAGTACATCCACACAGCTACCCTGTTACACGATGATGTCGTGGACGAGGCTGATTTGCGGAGAGGGAGAAGAACCGCTCGAAAGGTGTGGGGGAACCAGATCAGCATTTTGGTCGGCGATTTTCTCTATACCAAGGCCATGTGTAATGTCGTCGAGTTTCAAAGTCAGGGAATCAACGAGGTGATCGCGGGGGCCTGCAAAAAAATGGCCGAAGGTGAAGTCCTTCAGCTGCACTACAACGGCAATCCCGCGATGCCGGAAATCGACTACATCAAAATCGTCGAACACAAAACCGCCGGGTTGATCGCTGCGGCCTGCCAGATGGGCGCCATTCTAGCCGAGGCGACTGAGACTCAACAGCAGGCGTTGTTCCGCTTTGGGCAATATCTCGGCATCGCCTTCCAGGTGGCCGACGATAGCTTGGATTACATCGCGAACGGCGAGTCGCTTGGAAAAACAATCGGACAAGACCTCCGGCAAGGCAAGGCGACGCTGCCGCTTCTTCATCTGCTCCAGCACTGCTCGGAGCAGGACCGTCAGATGATCAAAGATCGAATGGAAACTCGGACACTCAGCACCGAGGATTTGGAGCGCATTCTGTTCCTCATGAGCGAGTTCGGTTCGATCACCTATGCCATGGATCGGGCTCGAGCCTATGTCGCAGCCGCCAAGCATGAACTCGATCGCTTCGACGATAGCACTCCGCGGCGTGCATTAACGGTCGCCGCTGATTACATGATTACCCGCGACCGGTAA